ACATGTTCCAGACCTCGACGAACGGCTCTGGCAATGCGTCTTTCGCGCTGCGGATCATGGCGTTGAACTGCACGCTCGCCAGGTAATCGGTAGCCGTCTGCTCGATGCCCAGCAACTGCGCATCGACATTGACGACGTCGGTGAAGTCAGCGACCGCGCCGCGTTCCTGGATCTGCAGCTTGAGTTCAGCGAAGACTTCGGGCGACGTGAATTCGCGCAGGTCGTTCGTGTCGCCGCGATCCCAGGCTGCCTGCATGCGGATGAACGACGACTTTGCGTGACGCAGGAAGCTCTCGCTGTCGAAGTCGGTCGGCACGCCCCATTGCTGGTGCGCTGCCGGGGTAGCGGCATTGCCGAAATTCGCTGCATTCAGGCCGCCGCGGTCCTTTTCCAGCGCAACGCCGCCCTGGAATGCGGTGGGCTGTGGACGCAGGCCCGAACCGATTTCAGGCGTGCCAACGCCACCGGCCGCTTGCGGCTTGAAGCCGCCGCTGAAACCGGCTGCGGATGGATTGGCCGGCGTGTCCTTGCGGCGGAACATGCGCACCAGGAACAGGATGACGAGGCCGAACAGCGCGAACATCAGGATACCCGCGATGATGCTGGCCATGGCGCCGCCAATTCCCAGGTGCGACAGCAGCATGCCAAAGCCAAGGCCCAGCAGCGCGCCGCCAAGGATGTTGCGCATCATGCTTGGTTTCTTGGCGGCAGCTGCCGCGCCCGCGGCGCCAGCGCCGGCCGCAGCTGGCGCGGCCTGGTTCGGGGTCTGGCGCTGCATGTTCTGCGCGGGCGCCGGCGCCGGGGCCGGCATCTGGCGCACGGCCTGCGACTGGCGGCCGACCGAGCGCTTGCCACCCATCGGGCGTGCGTAGGCCTCGGCCACCATCGAGAATGCGGTGACTGCGAGGAGCGTCGTGACCAGGAATTTTTTCATTGTCTCCGTCCTTTATTGGAACTTCAGTTAAAACTACAGCTTGATACCGGTGTGCAAAGCGGCCACACCCGCAGTCAGGTTGAAATACTGGACCCGCTCCAGTCCCGCGTCTTCCAGCATGCCCTTCAGGGTGTCCTGATCGGGGTGCATGCGGATCGATTCGGCCAGGTAGCGATAGCTTTCGGCATCGCCGGCAATCCGCTGGCCCAGCCACGGCAGTACCGAGAACGAATACACGTCATACGGCTTTTGCAGTGGCGCGATCACTTTCGAGAACTCAAGCACCAGCAATTTGCCGCCCGGCTTGAGCACGCGGCGCATCTCGGCCAGGGCCTGATCCTTGTGCGTCATGTTGCGCAGGCCGAAGGCGACGCTGACCCGATCAAAGTAATTGTCCGGGAACGGCAACTTTTCGGCGTTACACAACATGGTTGGGGTGACAAGTCCTTTATTCAAGAGACGGTCACGGCCAACGCGCAGCATCGACTCGTTGATGTCGGTGAGCCAGACTTCGCCTGTCTTGCCGGCCTGCTTTGCGAAGGCCTTGGCCAGGTCGCCCGTGCCGCCGGCGATATCGAGCACCTTGAAGCCGGGCCGCACGCCCGCCTGCGCGATCGTGAACAGCTTCCAGGCGCGGTGCAGGCCGGCCGACATCAGATCGTTCATGACATCGTACTTCGCGGCGACCGAGTGGAAGACCTTGGCGACTTCCTGGACCTTCTGGTCCTCGGCGACGGTCTTGTAGCCGAAGTGGGTGGTGTTTGTCATAGTGGCATGCAGGTTGGGGGTTGCCACATTATACAAGGACCCGGCAGGAGGGCCGCGCTGCTGAGCTGGCTGTTACCAATGGGTTCCACGGGGGCGCTCGCAAGGCCGATTACGTGCCTTGTGTCCGGTTGGATTCAACTTTTTACGCTTGTTGGTTACCCACAACGCATCTGCCCGATAGCGTGCAATTAGGCCAGAATCATCGCACGTGCCTCTTTTCCAAGCCGCTCAGCGCGACTAAGATCATTAGCAACAAACAAACTCTATTTTCAAATAGTTATGCGAAAAATCAAACGTTTGATTCAATATTGCATTTCTCATTAGATTTTTATCAACAGTTGTGCGCCATGTTCGCCACAGTTTTGGTTTAATTAACACGATGTTTCAGCCGGCAAGTGCCGGTCGTTGCGCCCATCGACGTTGCATGGTCCCATGGTGTGCCGGGATGCATCACAGCGTAGCGGGTGCCAACCAGTCTGATGAGGATACCGGTGCCTGTAAAACGTCTTATCTGCATTACGCGTGAAGGCAGTGCGCACGCCCGCGCCTGCCATGGCGCCCTGCCCGGCTGGGATGTCTGCGTGGTCGAGCATCTGACCGCAGCGCGCAAGGTCTTGTCCCAGCAACACTACGGCGTGGGGCTGCTGCTCGACAGCAGCGACGGCGCAGACGATGCCGAGCTCGAACGTTTCCTGCATCAGCACCACCATATGCGCTGGGTTGGCCTCTTCGAAGCGCACCGCCTCGTCCAGCCGGCCCTGCGCGAACTGATTGCGGCGCATCTGGTCGACTTTCATACGCTGCCCGTCGACACGCTGCGGCTGCAGCACTCGCTGGGCCACGCCCACGGCATGGCGAGCATGGCTGCGCGGCCGGCGCCGCACGAGGGCGCACTGCGCGTAAGCCACATCGATGGCACCTCGGCCGCAATCGCCCGCCTGCGCTCGCACATCGACAAGATCGCCGCCGTCGATGCGCCGGTCCTGATCTGCGGTGAAAGCGGCAGCGGCAAGGAGCTGGCTGCACAGGAAATTCACCTGCGTTCTCCACGCGCCACCGGCCCGTTCATTGCCATCAATTGCGCAGCCATGGCGCCGGCGCTGATTCACTCGGAACTGTTCGGCCATGAACGGGGCGCCTTCACCGGCGCCATGCGTGACAAGCAGGGCCTGCTCGAAGCAGCATCGGGCGGCAGCATTTTCCTCGACGAGATCGGCGACCTGCCACTGGACCTGCAGGCAAGCTTGCTGCGTTTCCTGCAAGAGCGCGTGATCTACCGGGTTGGCGGCACGCGCACCATCGCGGTCGATGCACGCGTGATCACCGCCACCCACGTCGACCTGCCCCAGGCCGTTGCCGAAGGCCGCTTCCGCGAAGACTTGTACTACCGCCTCAGCGTGTTCCCGATCCGCGTTCCGGCGCTGCGGGAACGCAAGGAAGACTTGCCGCTGCTGACCGATCTCATCTTCAACAAGTTTGCCAGCGAACGCAGCCCGCAACTCAAGGGCGTGAGCCGCGAAGCCTTGCAGGCCATGACACACTACGACTGGCCCGGCAATGTCCGCGAGCTGATCAACCGCGTGCGCCGCGCCATGGTGTTGGCCGAGCATCGCCTCGTGATGCCGGAAGACCTCGATTTGCCGGGCGTCGGCCCCATCTGCCCGAACGGCGTCGGCCTGGGCACATCGCGCCTGAGCGCCGAACGCGTTGCCATTGGCGAAAGCCTGGCCCGCAGCGGCAATAACATCAGCCGGGCGGCGCGCGAACTGGGTGTATCGCGCATGACGCTGTATCGCCTGATGGCCAAGCACGAGATTTCGGTGTAGGCCGCATGCTTTGCCCCGCGTCGGTCCCGTCCTACCGCGTTTCTCCTTGAATTCACAGGGTTTTTATGCAGCGTGCTTGCCAAGAGGCAGCATGTTGATGTGCCCCGTTCACTCTGTAAACCGGGTCTGGCGGTTGCAAATTGATACAGTTTCTTGATCAATTCTGCAACAGTGTCACATGATCGAGACACTTGTCGATTCGGCTATTGGTGTACTTCATCGTTCTGCGATCGGGCTTGCGAGCTCATCAAATTAGTCCTACAAAATCAAAGACTTGCTCAAGCGGTCTGTGCTGGCACAAGACCTGCTAATACCGAAGTGGACCGGGCGTCACGAGACCTCGGGATACTTAAACCGTGATATTAGGGGAGCAATAATGAAGCGCACTATCCTGGCAACCGCGATCGCCCTGGCTTTCAGCATGGCCCACGCCCAAGAGAACACCGTGAACGACGTCCGTGGCGGCAATACCCAAACGTCGGCGATCACCAATACGACCAACACGGACAGCAGCACGCTGACGGACTCCAGTAACAGCAATAACACTGCGACGACCAACACCACCAATACCGACAACAGCCAGGCGAACAGCAACAACGTCGCGACCAATACCAACAACAGCCAGGCCGACAGCAATAACACGGCGACCAACACCAATACCAACACGAACACGAACACCAGCACGAACACCAACAACAGCCAGAACGACAGCAACAATACGGCCACCAGTAACAGCACGAACACGAATACCAACACGGCCACCAACACCAACACGCAGACCGACAACAGCCAGCGCACCAACACGAACACGAACACCAACACCACCACCAACACGAGCACTGCCAACAACCAGGTGGACAACTCGGACAACCGCGTCACGAACAACACAACGAACAACAGCAACAGCCAGACCAGCAACCAGTCCGACACGCGCAACATGCAGATCGACAGCAACGACACGACAACCACCACCTCCACGACCACCAGCAACAGCGACAGCAGCCAGGACAGCTCGGGCCAGAACAACAGCTCGGGTGACGCCAGTGCCGAAGTGGCCGGCGCCGCAGCAGCCAACAACGGCGGCAGCGCCAGCTCGTCGGTGGCGAACTCGTTCAACACCTCGTCGGCAACCTCGACCAGCGCGCTGACCGGCAATGTCAGCGGCAACACCATCAGCAACATCGGCAACACTGCACAGAACACGGGCGGTGCCAACGGCGCATCCGGTTCGGGCGCCGCAGGCGGCGTGGGCAATGGCGGTGGTGCCAACGGCACCGGCGCAGCCGGCGGCGCAGCCTCGGGCGCAGCAGGCGCGTCAGGTGGCGCAGGCGGCTACGCTGCTGCTGGTACGGCCTCGACGGGCTCATCGAGCGTCGGTAATGCTTCCGGCGGCGCCGGCGGCTCGACGGGCGCTGCAGGCGCCACAGGCGGCGCCGGTGCATCCGGCGCGATGGGTGGCTACGCTGCCGGCGGCAACGGCGCTGCAGGCGGCGCCGGCACAGGCGGCGCGGGTGCAATGGGCGGCGGGGCCAATGGCGGCTCGGGCGCAGAAGGCGGCGCAGCCACCGGCGGCGCAGGCGGCTCGACCGGATCGCTGGCTGGCGGCAATGGCGGTGGCACCGGCGCTGCCACGGGTGGCGCAGGCGGCGCGGGTGGCAATACCGGCTCGGCATGGGGCGGCGCAGGCGGTGCAGGCGGCTCGGGCGGCGCAGGCGGCATGGGTGGCACCTCGGCCGGTTCGAGCCTGACGGCCTCGAACGGCGCCAGCGGCGGCGGCGCCAGCATCGGCGATGCCATGGCAACGACGGGTGCCGGCGGCACACCGGGCAGCGATCCGGCAGCAGCCGGCGGCGCCAGCGGCGCATCGACCAATACCGGTGGCACCAGCACGGCCGGCAGCCCAACCAGCGGCGCCAGCACCAATGGCGCAGGCGACTCGATGGCGGGTGCAGGCGGTGCCGGTTCAGCCGGCGGCGCGGGCGGCTCGGGCGCCGCATCGTCCAATACCTCGGGTAGCGGCGCAGCAGGTGGCGCTTCGACCGGCGGCACCGGCGGCGCCGGCGCGGCACTGGCCGGCACGGGCGGCGCAGGCGCCACCGGCACGGCAGGCGCCGGCGGCTCGGGCGCAGCAGGCACGGCTGGCATGGGCGGCAACGGTGCGACCGGCACCGGTGGCGCTGGTGGCGCGGGCCAGGGCGGCACGGCGGGCGCAGGCGGCATGGGCGGTTCGGGCGCAGAAGCGACCGCCTCGACCGGCGCCAGCGGTGCGGGCGGCGCGGCCACGGGCGGTTCGGCCACGGGCGGCTCGGCCACCTCGGGTGACGCAAACTCGGGCGCTGGCGGCAGCGGCGGCGCTGGTGGTGCAACCACGTCCGGCGCAGGCGGTTCGGGCGGCGAAATGACGGCTGGTGCAGGTACCGGCGGCTTCGGCGGCGCCGGCATGGGCGGCAATGGCGGCACCAACAACGTCAGCTCGGGCTCGTTCGACATGTCGAACTCGATGAACAACATCGCCCAGTCGGCAGCCGGCATCTCGATCATCAGCCAGAACAACGGCTTCTCCTCGCTGATCCAGCAAAGCGTCAACGTGCAGTCGAACATGAACGTCGGCGGCGCAGGCCAGTAATCAGGCAATGGGTGCAGGACACGCAGCAGTCACGCTGCGCGCCCTGCACTCCCGCCATGCGGCGCTTTGCCCGCATGGCGGTCCTTTCGAGCGAGGCATCATGAAACAACTACACCAGATTGGATTTCTCTTGCTGACGGCAGGCGCTGCTCTGCCAGCGGCAGCCCAGGTTACCGAACTGGCCAGATTGCCGGTGGTGGTGAGCTTCTTGTCGACAGTGAACGTGGCGCCAACCCCTGGCGACGATCTCGCGAGCGGTTGGGGCAAGACCACCGACGCCGCTGTCCTGGGCGACCTGCGCGGCGGCACCGACATCATCACCACCGAAGCGACGCTGGGCGGCACGGTCGGCAACAACACGGCCACCAACGTGACCACCGGCATGAACGTGATCAGCGGCGGTTCGTTCGCCAATTCCTCGGGCTTGCCAGTCGTGATCCAGAATTCCGGCGCGAACGTCCTGATCCAGAACGCGACCGTCATCAACCTGCAATTGCAATGAGCATGACGCCAGGCTCTCACTTGATGCTGTTCATCGCACTGTGCGGCGCCCTGCTTGCGCCGCACAGTGCGAAGGCGCTGGACCTGGCCGGCGTCGGGCGCGTCAACGTGCCGGTGACCAGTCTCAAGGACATCAAATTCCAGCGCACGCTGCGCCAGCAATATGACTACAGCTGCGGCGCCGCCGCGCTGGCCACCTTGCTGTCACACCACTACCAGACGCCCACGCCCGAACAGGACGTGTTCCAGCAGATGTACGCCAGCGGCGACAAGACCAAGATTCACAAAGAAGGTTTTTCGCTGCTCGACATGCAGCGCTTTCTCGCCACGCGCGGCTTTCGTGCCGACGGCTTCAAGCTGCCCATTGAAAAACTGATCGCCGAAAAACTGCCGGCCATCGTCCTGATCACCGACCGCGGCTTCAACCATTTCGTGGTCATCAAGGGCGCCGAAGACGGCCGCATCCTGATTGGCGACCCGTCCACCGGCAACCGCGTCGTGAGCATGGAACGGTTCCAGGAAATCTGGCGCAACAAGATCCTGTTCGTGATCCACAGCCACAAGGATCAGGTTGCCTTCAATACACCGGAAGACTGGCGCGGCGCGCCGCGTGCGCCGTTGGGCACCGGCATGCATCAGGACCAGCTCAGCGCGACCCTGCCCAAGTTCGGGCCGGGCGATTTTTAACAGGGACACACCATGCGCTTTCCAACCTTCCCTTTGCACACTGCCCTGCTGGGCCTGCTGAGCCTGCTGAGCCTGTTCATGGGCGCCCTGCCGTTCGCCCAGGCCACCGAGCCGGTCGTACCGGTGCTTGGCAAGCCGGTCGCCGCCGCCACGCTGGACGCCGCCCGTGGCGGCTTCGAAGTGGCCGGCGGCCTGGCGCTGTCACTCGGTATCGAGCGTGTCGTGTCGGTCAACGGCGAAATCATGGCACGCACGAATATCGCGATCCCCGATCTGGCGGCCATGACGGCCGAGCAGGCGCGCCTGACCCAGGATGCGCTGGGCGCGGCGCGGATGATCCAGATCGGCGGCAATAACTATGCCGCTGCCGACCTCAACCTGCCCAACGGTGCGACGCTGGTCCAGAACACGCTCAGCGGCCAGGATATCCGCACGGCGACCACCATTTCGTCGACCGTCAACAGCATGTCGCTGATCAAGGACATCAATTTCCAGTCGACGATCCGTGACGCCGTCATACGTTCGCCGGGCGGACTATGAATGTTCAACACCACCAACAATAACTCTGGAGAATCTGGATGTATCCACACGTCGCGCGGCTCGGCGCTGCGGGCCTGGCGGCGGCCCTTCTGGCGCCGCCTGCACTCGCTCAACAAGGTGTCCCACTGTCGAACAATGGCGCACAGCCATCCCATAGCGAACTGTCGCAGTTGAAGGACGAACTGGCGCAGCAACGCGCGCTGGTCAATCGCCTGCTGCTGGAAGTGCAGGCGCAGCGCGAGCAATTGCAGCGCATGGGGACGCCGGCCGATGGCGTACTGCTGTCGCAGCAGCGCGGCATGGGCGGCTCGATGAGCGGCCAGGCGCCGGTGGCCGAGCCGCCCGTGTTGCCGCCCGCGGTCACGGGCGTACCGGCGCCGCTGCCACCCCAGCAGCGCCCTGACCAGCCCGGCGTACCCGCCCCGGCACCGGCCCAGCCCGCCGCGCCGGCGCAGGCACAAAACACCCGCCAGCAACCGAACCGGCCGCCGGAAGTCGCACCGATCGGCGACCAGCCGGGCGTGCTTACGGCGCCTGGCACCTATGTGCTCGAGCCATCGATGCAATATGGCTACTCGTCGAGCAACCGCGTGGCGCTGGTCGGCTACACGGTGATTCCCGCGCTGCTGATTGGCCTGGTGGACGTGCGTGAAATCAAACGCAACACCTTCACCACTGCGATCACCGGCCGCACCGGCATCAGCAACCGGATGGAAGTCGAGGTCAAGGTGCCGTACGTGTACCGCTCCGACGCTACCGTCAGCCGGGAAATCTTCACCGGGACGGCAGTCGAGCGCGTGTTCGATACGACCGGCAAGGGCATGGGCGACGTCGAAGTCGCCGGCCGCTACCAGCTCAATAACGGCGGCGCCGACAAGGGCTATTACATTGCCGGCCTGCGCTACAAGAGCCGCACTGGCCGCGATCCGTTCGAAGTGGTCACCGATTGCGACCGCCGCTGCATCGGCGAGAACGTCACCGGCACCGGCCTGCCGCTGGACCTGCCCACCGGCTCGGGCTTCCACTCGCTGCAAGCCACGCTGACGTGGCTGTATCCATCCGATCCGGCCGTCTTCTTCGGCAACCTGAGCTACGTGCACAACTTCAAGCGCGACGACGTGACGCGCCTGGTGCGCAATGGCGAACGCGAACCGCTCGGCTCGCTGCAACCGGGCGCCGTGCTGGGCTTTAACTTCGGGATGGGCCTGGCGCTCAACGACAAGGCGTCGCTGAGCCTGGGCTACGACCACAGCACGATCGGACGCATGCGTCAGAACGGCGCGACCTCGATCGGCTCGGTGCGTACACAGCTGGGCACCCTGCTGCTGGGGTACTCCTACCGCCTGAGCCCGAAACGTTCACTCAACATCGCCGTCGGTGCCGGCGTCACGCGTGACACGCCGGATGTGACGCTGACGCTGCGTTTGCCGATGACTTTCTAACCAGAAATTTATTCCTGAAATCGGTCATGCAGGGGGGATGACTTGTGGTAAATACGGAGACGATTGAAAAATCTTGCTTCCAATTTAAGAGTTTGCCCTATAATCAGATTCGCAATGTAAGGCGTCACCCTGGTTTTTGTCCTAGGTACGCAAACAGGGCATCAACGTAAAATTAATTTTTGAGGGAATAAAAATGGCGACTGGCATTGTTAAGTGGTTCAATGACGCAAAAGGTTTCGGTTTCATCACGCCTGACGGCGGCGGCGAAGATCTGTTCGCGCACTTCTCGGCGATCAACGCCAACGGCTTCAAGTCGCTGCAAGAAAACCAGCGCGTGACGTTCGACGTCACCACCGGTCCTAAAGGCAAGCAGGCTTCGAACATCCAGCCGCAAGCTTAAGGTCCGCTGGCCCGCTACGGCGGGCAAGCAACGCAAAAGAGCACATCTTCGGATGTGCTCTTTGTCTTTGTGGCGACCGAAAAGCTGGGGTCAAAAAAGCGGGGGTCAGGTCTGACATTCGGACACGATCTCGACAGTCGGGCAGTTGGACCTGGCTGGCACCGGGCCACGCTAATGCTGTGCAAGACACTATTCGACCTGGTTAAGGCTGAGGTCGTGTCTGAATGTCAGACCTGACCCCGGCTGTGACCCCGGCTGTGACCCCGGCTGTTCGGACACTATTGACCTAGTTAAGGCTGAGGTCGTGTCTGAATGTCAGACCTGACCCCGGCTGTTCGCTGCCGTGACGATCAACGGCGTCCCGGTGGCTTTTGACGGACATGCCACCAGCTGTGGCGCCTGCCTGATGTCGACGGCCACCGACAGCGGCCGCGACTGACGCCGTGCGTTAAATCACTTGCAGCCGCAGCTACCCGAGCCGCAGCCACCGCCGCCCGACTTCGCCGCCGCCACTTCTGCGAACTGCGTCACCGGCGCGCGGCCGCTCTGTTCGTCGTAGCCGGCCGCCTGCAGGCGCGCCACGTACTGCTTCCACAGCGATTCCTGGCTGCGGCCCAGCTCATACAGATAATCCCAGCTGAAGATGCCGGTATCGTGGCCGTCCGAAAAGGTTGGCTTGATCGCGTAGTTGCCGACCTGCTCGACGTCGGCGATGCCGACTTCGCGCTTGCCAAGTTGCAGCACTTCCTGGCCCGGGCCGTGGCCCTTCACTTCGGCCGATGGCGAATACACGCGCAGATATTCGAACGGGAGCGAAAAGGCGCTGCCGTCGTCGTAGGCGACGTCGAGCACGCGCGATTTCTGGTGGACAGTCAATTCAGTTGGATGGGGCATAACACTCTCTATGTCAGGAAAAACGGCGCGCGATGGCAGCGCCCAATTGGTCGTGCAGCGCACGACGCGCCGCGAGGATAGCAGGTTCTGTCGCGCGCACCGCCTGCGCCCATACGGGCGCCGGGAAATGCGCATCGTCGGCGTAGCGCGGGATGATGTGCCAGTGCAGGTGCGGCACCACGTTGCCGAGGCTGGCCACATTGACCTTCAATGGCTGCATCACCTCGCGCACCGCCGTCTCCACCTGGAACACGGCGTCGTTGATCAAGAAGCGGTCATCCGCCGACAGATCACTCATTTCGCGCACATGGTCGTGCCAGATCACGCGGCAAAAGCCGGGATAATTGGCGTCGTCGACGACGATGACGCTGAACTTCTCGCCGGCCCATGCGGCGGGCAGCGACAGGTCGCACAGCTCGCACCCCGGTTCGCGCAGCGCCGTCATACCAGCACCCGCTCGATGCCGCCCGCATTGGCGCGTGCGACGTACTCGGGCAGCCAGTTCTCGCCCAGCAGGTGCTTGGCGATTTCGACGACGATGTAGTCGGCCGTGGTGCCCGAATCGTCGTTGTAGCGGCTCAGGCCCTGCAGGCACGACGGGCAGCTGGTCAGGATCTTGACGTCGCCCTTGAAGCCATCTTCACGCAGCTTGTCTGCGCCCTTGACCATCTCGCCTTCCTTGCGCGAGCGGACCTGGGTCGCGATGTCCGGCCGCGAGACGGCAAACGTGCCCGACTCGCCGCAGCAGCGATCGTTCTTCTCGATCTTCACGTTGTCCACCGTCGACACCAGCGCGTTGACCGTCTTGATCGAATCCTGCAGCTTCATCGGCGTGTGGCACGGCTCGTGGTACATGTAGCGGGTGCCGTTCACGCCTTCGAGCTTGACGCCTTTTTCGAGCAGGTATTCATGGATGTCCATGATGCGGCAGCCCGGGAAGATCTTCTCGAACTGGTACGTTGCCAACTGGTCGTAGCAGGTGCCGCACGAGACCAGCACCGTCTTGATGTCCAGGTAGTTGAGCGTGTTGGCCATCCGGTGGAACAGCACACGGTTGTCCGTCACCATCTTCTCGGCCTTGTCGAACTGGCCGGCGCCGCGCTGCGGATAACCGCAGCACAGGTAACCCGGTGGCAGCACGGTCTGCACGCCCACTTCCCACAGCATCGCCTGGGTGGCCAGGCCCACCTGCGAGAACAGGCGCTCGGATCCGCAGCCAGGGAAGTAGAACACGGCCTCGGTGTCGGCATTGGTCTTCTTGGGATTGCGGATGATCGGGACGATCTTGTCGTCTTCGATGTCCAGCAGCGCGCGCGCCGTTTTCTTGGGCAGGTTCCCCGGCATCTTCTTGTTGATGAAGTGGATGACCTGCTCGCGCACGGGCGCCTTGCCGGTGGTCGGCGCGGGCGCAGCCAGCTGCGGCTTGGCAAAGCCCTTGAGCATGCGGTTACCGAAGCGCTGCGCCTTGAAGCCGAAGTCGACCATCACCTTGCGCGTGGCATTGATGGTGGTCGGATCGGTCGCGTTCAGGAAGAACATCGCCGCGCGGTTGGCCGGCTTGAAGCTGCGCTTGTCCATCTTGCGCAGCAGGTTACGCATATTCATCGACACATCGCCGAAGTCGATATTCACCGGGCATGGCGTGACGCACTTGTGGCACACGGTACAGTGGTCCGAGACGTCCTCGAACTCTTCCCAGTGCCGGATCGAGACACCGCGGCGGGTCTGCTCTTCGTACAGGAACGCTTCGATCAGCGCCGACGTGGCCAGGATCTTGTCGCGTGGCGAATACAGCAGGTTCGCCTGCGGCACGTGGGTCGTGCAGACGGGCTTGCACTTGCCGCAGCGCAGGCAGTCCTTGATGCTGTGGGCGATCTCGCCGATATCGCTTTGCTGCATGATCAGCGACTCGTGGCCCATCAGGCCGAACGACGGCGTATAGGCGTTGCGCAGGTCGGCGTGGGCGCCTTCCAGATTGAGCAGCTTGCCCTTGTTGAAGCGCCCTTCCGGATCGACGCGGATCTTATAGTCGCGGAATTCCTGGATTTCTTCGTCCTTCAGGAATTCGAGCTTGGTGATGCCGATCCCGTGTTCGCCCGAGATCACGCCATCGAGCGAGCGTGCCAGCTTCATGATGCGCTCGACCGCCTTGTGCGCATCCTGCAGCATGTCGTAGTCGTCCGAGTTCACCGGCAGGTTGGTGTGGACGTTGCCGTCGCCGGCGTGCATGTGCAGTGCGACGAACACGCGCGAGCGCAGGATGCGCTTGTGGATCGCCGTGCTCTCGTCGAGGATGCAGGTGTAGGCGCTGCCGTTGAAGATCTGGCGCAGCGGGGAACGAAGCTCCTGCTTCCAGGAGATGCGCACCGTGTGGTCCTGCACCAGGTCGAACAGGCGTGCATCGGGCTGGATCGCCAGGCGCGCATCGAAGGCGGCCGACAGATGGTCGAGCCCGAGCGATTCGAGCCCCTCGCGCACGTCCGCCAGCGGCAGGTCCAGATTGGCCAGGATGAAGGTCCAGCGCTTGGTCACCAGGTCGACCAGCGCGCGCGCCTGCAGCGGGCGGTCGCCCATGATTTCGTCGCGCTCGACGCCTTCGCCGCTGCTGGCGTCATCGCTCTTGGCCAGCGGCAGATGGTCGCTCGCCAGGTAGTTGCGCAGGCCGTCAGCCAGCTGCAGCTTGTTCTTGATCGACAACTCGACGTTGATGCGCTCGATGCCGTCGGTGTATTCGCCCATGCGCGGCAGCGGAATGACCACGTCTTCATTGATCTTGAAGGCGTTGGTGTGGCGCGCGATGGCCGCCGTGCGGGCGCGGTCGAGCCAGAATTTCTTGCGCGCTTCGGGGCTGACGGCGACAAAGCCTTCGCCCACGCGGGTATTCGCGATGCGCACGACTTCGGAGGCAGCCAGCGCCACCGCGTTTTCGTCGTCGCCGA
This window of the Oxalobacteraceae sp. CFBP 8761 genome carries:
- a CDS encoding HIT family protein, whose product is MTALREPGCELCDLSLPAAWAGEKFSVIVVDDANYPGFCRVIWHDHVREMSDLSADDRFLINDAVFQVETAVREVMQPLKVNVASLGNVVPHLHWHIIPRYADDAHFPAPVWAQAVRATEPAILAARRALHDQLGAAIARRFS
- a CDS encoding cold-shock protein; amino-acid sequence: MATGIVKWFNDAKGFGFITPDGGGEDLFAHFSAINANGFKSLQENQRVTFDVTTGPKGKQASNIQPQA
- a CDS encoding C39 family peptidase, translated to MLFIALCGALLAPHSAKALDLAGVGRVNVPVTSLKDIKFQRTLRQQYDYSCGAAALATLLSHHYQTPTPEQDVFQQMYASGDKTKIHKEGFSLLDMQRFLATRGFRADGFKLPIEKLIAEKLPAIVLITDRGFNHFVVIKGAEDGRILIGDPSTGNRVVSMERFQEIWRNKILFVIHSHKDQVAFNTPEDWRGAPRAPLGTGMHQDQLSATLPKFGPGDF
- the ubiE gene encoding bifunctional demethylmenaquinone methyltransferase/2-methoxy-6-polyprenyl-1,4-benzoquinol methylase UbiE — translated: MTNTTHFGYKTVAEDQKVQEVAKVFHSVAAKYDVMNDLMSAGLHRAWKLFTIAQAGVRPGFKVLDIAGGTGDLAKAFAKQAGKTGEVWLTDINESMLRVGRDRLLNKGLVTPTMLCNAEKLPFPDNYFDRVSVAFGLRNMTHKDQALAEMRRVLKPGGKLLVLEFSKVIAPLQKPYDVYSFSVLPWLGQRIAGDAESYRYLAESIRMHPDQDTLKGMLEDAGLERVQYFNLTAGVAALHTGIKL
- a CDS encoding Tim44 domain-containing protein produces the protein MKKFLVTTLLAVTAFSMVAEAYARPMGGKRSVGRQSQAVRQMPAPAPAPAQNMQRQTPNQAAPAAAGAGAAGAAAAAKKPSMMRNILGGALLGLGFGMLLSHLGIGGAMASIIAGILMFALFGLVILFLVRMFRRKDTPANPSAAGFSGGFKPQAAGGVGTPEIGSGLRPQPTAFQGGVALEKDRGGLNAANFGNAATPAAHQQWGVPTDFDSESFLRHAKSSFIRMQAAWDRGDTNDLREFTSPEVFAELKLQIQERGAVADFTDVVNVDAQLLGIEQTATDYLASVQFNAMIRSAKDALPEPFVEVWNMSKPLSGAGGWVLAGIQQPN
- a CDS encoding PAAR domain-containing protein; this translates as MFAAVTINGVPVAFDGHATSCGACLMSTATDSGRD
- a CDS encoding DUF971 domain-containing protein — its product is MPHPTELTVHQKSRVLDVAYDDGSAFSLPFEYLRVYSPSAEVKGHGPGQEVLQLGKREVGIADVEQVGNYAIKPTFSDGHDTGIFSWDYLYELGRSQESLWKQYVARLQAAGYDEQSGRAPVTQFAEVAAAKSGGGGCGSGSCGCK
- a CDS encoding sigma-54-dependent Fis family transcriptional regulator; translation: MPVKRLICITREGSAHARACHGALPGWDVCVVEHLTAARKVLSQQHYGVGLLLDSSDGADDAELERFLHQHHHMRWVGLFEAHRLVQPALRELIAAHLVDFHTLPVDTLRLQHSLGHAHGMASMAARPAPHEGALRVSHIDGTSAAIARLRSHIDKIAAVDAPVLICGESGSGKELAAQEIHLRSPRATGPFIAINCAAMAPALIHSELFGHERGAFTGAMRDKQGLLEAASGGSIFLDEIGDLPLDLQASLLRFLQERVIYRVGGTRTIAVDARVITATHVDLPQAVAEGRFREDLYYRLSVFPIRVPALRERKEDLPLLTDLIFNKFASERSPQLKGVSREALQAMTHYDWPGNVRELINRVRRAMVLAEHRLVMPEDLDLPGVGPICPNGVGLGTSRLSAERVAIGESLARSGNNISRAARELGVSRMTLYRLMAKHEISV